The Canis lupus familiaris isolate Mischka breed German Shepherd chromosome X, alternate assembly UU_Cfam_GSD_1.0, whole genome shotgun sequence genome has a segment encoding these proteins:
- the LOC119868536 gene encoding melanoma-associated antigen 10-like → MPLRNSSELWKQGEDLEEAQGHVDAQLSGAEEEEEGEEEVPPPPSTPSPPYHLSHLFLSSSSSSSSSSSSSSSSSSSSSASFSISGMVFGPPEGGSTAPGALSASQSSQNASPSPSGGAAGGLGQSEPPGPSGPGEAGDEEPLVEGSFHMKTAALVVFLLLKYRNKQPTSKAEMLEVFSPEYQDDFPAILSQASICLRLVFGLDVIEVDPREHSYVLNPILGLTWDGMLSGQWGLPKTCLLGLVLGLILLQDGCVPEEEVWEALGFTAVYDDQEHIVCGEPGDHLTNVWVQEGYLERRQVAGSDPARNEFLWGPRAYEETNRLQVMDFLLLVGSNNLGSSLVL, encoded by the coding sequence ATGCCCCTGAGGAATAGCAGCGAGCTTTGGAAGCAGGGAGAAGACCTAGAGGAGGCCCAGGGCCATGTGGATGCCCAGCTGTctggggctgaggaggaggaggaaggggaggaggaggttccacctcctccctctaccccatcTCCCCCGTACCACCTATCTCATCTCTTTCtgtcctcctcctcgtcctcatcctcatcctcctcctcctcatcatcatcatcatcgtcgtcttctgcttctttttccatctctggCATGGTCTTTGGCCCCCCAGAGGGGGGGTCTACAGCTCCCGGGGCCCTGAGTGCTTCCCAGAGCTCTCAGAatgccagcccctcccccagtggTGGGGCAGCTGGTGGCCTTGGCCAGTCTGAGCCGCCtggccccagtggcccaggggaGGCGGGAGATGAGGAGCCCTTGGTGGAGGGCAGTTTCCACATGAAGACGGCTGCCCTGGTGGTATTCCTGCTCCTCAAGTATCGCAACAAGCAACCCACCAGCAAGGCAGAGATGCTGGAGGTCTTCTCCCCAGAATACCAGGACGACTTCCCCGCCATCTTGAGCCAAGCGTCCATCTGCTTGCGGCTGGTCTTTGGCCTAGATGTGATTGAAGTGGATCCCAGGGAGCACTCCTACGTCCTCAACCccatcctgggcctcacctgggatgGGATGCTGAGCGGTCAGTGGGGCCTGCCCAAGACCTGCCTCCTGGGGCTGGTCCTGGGGTTGATCCTCCTGCAGGACGGATGTGTCCCTGAGGAGGAGGTGTGGGAAGCTCTGGGGTTCACGGCGGTGTACGATGACCAAGAGCACATCGTCTGTGGGGAGCCCGGCGACCACCTCACCAATGTCTGGGTGCAGGAAGGCTACCTGGAGCGCCGGCAGGTGGCGGGCAGTGACCCTGCCCGCAACGAGTTCctgtgggggcccagggcctATGAGGAAACCAACAGGCTCCAGGTCATGGACTTTCTGCTCCTGGTCGGTAGCAACAACCTGGGTTCCTCCCTGGTCCTGTGA